Proteins encoded within one genomic window of Bacillus thuringiensis:
- a CDS encoding MBL fold metallo-hydrolase, which yields MMKNCVCTTCGVQYAASVEEPVSCHICDEERQYVNPKGQSWTTLENLQTDDTYKNEIIEEENGLYSITTKPGFAIGQTTYVVKTESYRLLWDCITYLDETTITKIKELGGLDAIALSHPHYYSTQVEWAETFDVPIYIHEDDKEWVMRPSSRIIYWSGESLQLADGLVIHRLGGHFKGGSVLHWEEGNDGKGILLTGDIIQVVADERWVSFMYSYPNLIPLPARKVEEMVNRVKPLQFDRLYNAFHRVVKENANEAVERSAERYIKAVEGKLFHT from the coding sequence ATGATGAAAAATTGCGTTTGTACAACGTGTGGCGTGCAGTATGCAGCGAGTGTAGAAGAACCGGTGAGTTGTCATATTTGTGATGAAGAAAGGCAGTATGTGAATCCGAAAGGGCAGTCTTGGACGACTTTAGAAAATTTGCAAACAGATGATACATATAAAAATGAAATAATCGAAGAAGAAAATGGGCTTTATAGTATTACAACAAAACCAGGATTTGCGATCGGTCAAACGACATATGTAGTGAAAACAGAGTCATATCGTTTACTGTGGGACTGTATTACTTATTTAGATGAAACGACAATTACGAAAATAAAAGAGCTTGGTGGATTAGATGCAATTGCATTATCTCACCCGCATTATTATTCAACGCAAGTAGAATGGGCAGAGACATTTGATGTACCAATTTATATACACGAAGATGATAAAGAGTGGGTAATGCGCCCAAGTAGTCGTATTATTTATTGGTCTGGTGAGTCTTTACAGTTAGCTGATGGCTTGGTCATTCATCGTTTAGGAGGTCATTTTAAAGGTGGATCTGTCTTACATTGGGAAGAAGGTAATGATGGAAAAGGAATTTTGTTAACAGGTGATATTATTCAAGTTGTAGCAGATGAGCGATGGGTAAGCTTTATGTATAGCTATCCAAACTTAATTCCATTACCAGCGAGAAAAGTGGAAGAAATGGTGAATCGAGTGAAGCCGTTACAGTTTGATCGTTTATACAACGCTTTTCATCGCGTAGTAAAAGAGAATGCAAATGAGGCAGTGGAACGTTCTGCTGAAAGATATATTAAGGCGGTAGAAGGAAAGTTGTTTCATACGTAA
- a CDS encoding PhzF family phenazine biosynthesis isomerase has protein sequence MKTINVFHYDAFTNKPNMGNPAGIVLEADGLTEEEMQRIAEKVGYNETTFVLSSEVADIRMRYFTPGYEMDLCGHGTVGTIYALRERGLLEEKTNITIETKAGILPIQIDVNEKEGTFIKMRQATPQFKDFTGSTEELAHSIGLEVNDLDVSLPIVYGSTGNWTVIVPIKNLDACERMKPNNEMFPSVLKEIPNASIHPICLETYDELAQMHGRHFASAYAGTIEDPVTGTASGVMGAYYATYLEKDFDHEMELIVEQGQEIRKDGRVTVYVTKVEGNANLHIDIAGTAVYVKEFEVSI, from the coding sequence ATGAAGACTATAAATGTATTTCATTATGACGCATTTACAAATAAACCAAATATGGGGAATCCAGCAGGTATTGTATTAGAGGCAGATGGATTAACAGAAGAGGAAATGCAGCGTATTGCTGAAAAAGTTGGATATAACGAAACAACTTTTGTTCTTTCCTCAGAAGTAGCAGATATAAGAATGCGTTATTTTACACCTGGTTATGAAATGGATTTATGTGGTCATGGGACAGTTGGAACTATATACGCCTTACGTGAAAGAGGTTTATTAGAAGAGAAAACAAATATTACGATTGAAACGAAGGCAGGGATTTTACCGATACAAATAGATGTAAATGAAAAGGAAGGAACCTTTATTAAAATGAGGCAGGCTACACCTCAGTTTAAAGATTTTACAGGTTCAACAGAAGAATTAGCTCATAGTATCGGTTTAGAAGTAAATGATTTAGATGTAAGTTTACCGATTGTATATGGAAGTACAGGGAACTGGACTGTAATTGTACCGATTAAAAACCTTGATGCATGTGAGAGAATGAAGCCTAACAATGAGATGTTTCCATCAGTATTAAAAGAAATACCTAACGCTTCTATTCACCCAATTTGTCTAGAAACTTATGATGAACTAGCACAAATGCATGGGCGTCATTTCGCATCTGCTTATGCTGGAACGATTGAAGATCCAGTGACAGGAACGGCTTCAGGTGTAATGGGAGCGTATTATGCGACATATTTGGAAAAAGATTTTGACCATGAAATGGAGTTAATTGTTGAACAAGGACAGGAAATACGTAAAGATGGTCGTGTAACGGTGTATGTAACGAAAGTTGAAGGGAATGCGAATTTACATATTGATATTGCTGGAACAGCGGTGTATGTGAAAGAATTTGAAGTTTCAATATAA
- a CDS encoding SDR family NAD(P)-dependent oxidoreductase encodes MRVFITGGNRGLGLQLVKVFHEKGHIVYPLVRTEVAVTQLKQMFSCRCFPILADLSADESKEQIKNQLEEYTEYIDLVINNAGITGKETEVLHTNSEELTDLFNIHCLGVIRAVKGTYVALTKSDHPRIINVSSRLGSLHKMANKEFPQGQFSYSYRIAKAAQNMLTLCLQQEFENKGISVTAIHPGKLKTDIGAFDANMTPAEGAKNIYDWVIDSNEDVSGKFIEPGVGELKW; translated from the coding sequence ATGAGAGTATTTATTACAGGTGGAAATCGTGGATTAGGGTTACAGCTAGTAAAAGTATTTCACGAAAAAGGGCATATTGTTTACCCATTAGTTAGAACTGAGGTTGCGGTAACGCAATTGAAGCAAATGTTTAGTTGTAGATGTTTTCCTATATTGGCAGACTTATCGGCTGATGAGAGTAAAGAGCAAATTAAAAACCAGCTTGAGGAATATACAGAGTATATTGATCTAGTTATAAATAACGCTGGCATTACTGGGAAGGAGACTGAGGTTTTACATACGAATTCAGAAGAGTTAACGGACTTATTTAATATTCATTGCTTAGGTGTAATTCGGGCTGTAAAAGGTACATATGTGGCGTTAACTAAATCGGATCATCCGAGAATCATAAATGTGTCCTCTCGATTAGGATCATTACATAAAATGGCGAACAAAGAGTTTCCGCAAGGCCAGTTCTCATATTCATATCGAATTGCTAAAGCTGCGCAAAATATGTTAACACTTTGCTTACAACAAGAGTTTGAGAATAAAGGAATAAGTGTAACTGCCATTCACCCAGGAAAATTAAAAACTGATATTGGTGCCTTTGATGCGAATATGACTCCGGCTGAAGGAGCAAAAAATATATATGATTGGGTAATAGATTCAAACGAGGATGTTTCAGGGAAGTTTATTGAGCCAGGTGTAGGTGAATTAAAGTGGTGA
- a CDS encoding winged helix-turn-helix transcriptional regulator produces the protein MKQYNIPIEATLEIIGGKWKVVILCHLTKGTKRTSELQRLIPEISVRMLTQQLRELEDDGVITREIYKEIPPRVEYSLTDYGWSLQNVLNQLTVWGERCIDRKNSKVK, from the coding sequence GTGAAACAATATAATATACCGATAGAAGCAACTTTAGAAATTATCGGGGGAAAGTGGAAGGTCGTCATTTTATGTCACTTAACGAAAGGAACGAAGCGAACGAGTGAGTTGCAGCGTCTAATTCCTGAAATTTCTGTTAGAATGTTGACGCAACAACTACGTGAGCTGGAAGATGATGGTGTGATTACACGTGAAATCTATAAAGAAATTCCACCCCGAGTAGAATACTCCTTAACTGATTATGGGTGGTCTTTGCAAAATGTATTAAATCAATTGACCGTATGGGGAGAACGATGTATAGATAGAAAAAATAGTAAAGTTAAGTGA
- a CDS encoding GNAT family N-acetyltransferase: MKLPLLEVETERLIIRPFQKADYESWLDGFNKRLPSQYKYDDGYQVMASSTKEWFTEWIRGFDEAAHRDEMYVLGIFRKEDGANIGKLELIKILRLDYQWAMMGYSIHNQYWKNGYGVESVKAALPLFFNRLHFHRIELHIRVDNEPSVRLAERAGFSFECKREAFSLENGKWMDFLIYFKNKEMNR, encoded by the coding sequence ATGAAGCTGCCGCTATTAGAGGTAGAGACAGAGAGACTCATTATCCGTCCATTTCAAAAAGCTGATTATGAAAGTTGGTTAGATGGATTTAACAAGAGGCTGCCATCGCAGTATAAATACGACGATGGTTATCAAGTTATGGCATCATCAACAAAAGAATGGTTCACGGAATGGATAAGGGGATTTGATGAAGCAGCACATCGAGATGAGATGTATGTACTAGGTATTTTTCGTAAAGAAGACGGAGCTAATATTGGTAAGCTAGAGCTTATAAAAATTTTACGTCTGGATTATCAGTGGGCAATGATGGGCTACTCTATTCATAACCAATATTGGAAAAATGGATACGGAGTAGAAAGTGTAAAAGCTGCGTTGCCGTTATTTTTTAATCGTCTTCATTTTCATAGAATTGAATTGCATATACGTGTTGATAATGAGCCATCCGTTCGTCTTGCGGAAAGAGCAGGTTTTTCTTTTGAATGCAAGAGAGAGGCGTTTTCATTAGAGAATGGTAAGTGGATGGATTTTCTTATTTATTTTAAAAATAAGGAGATGAATAGATGA
- a CDS encoding Nif3-like dinuclear metal center hexameric protein, which yields MNITQFNEYITSLFGEHLHKYGDDEYGFTHISKDEFHKIGYTTNLTLETIEEGYKNGVDMIVTHHAPWSFLFGMEEACIEKLKQYEMNHFWIHLPLDFIEFGTCTSLFNEIAIDTILEYSAYEEEELPGIGEFKAPIAFLNLVERLEEKMEEKVKSWRNHDKPVKRIAILTGAGNNTNLIERALEKGCDTYITGEKTLYTVQHAKFKGINLIVGSHTFTEVFGVESLARKLKERDNLIEITRLNEDHLE from the coding sequence ATGAATATAACGCAGTTTAATGAATATATAACATCATTATTTGGAGAGCATCTTCATAAATACGGTGATGATGAATATGGATTTACTCATATAAGTAAAGATGAATTTCACAAAATTGGTTACACAACAAATTTGACGTTAGAGACGATTGAAGAAGGGTATAAAAATGGAGTCGACATGATAGTTACACATCATGCACCGTGGAGTTTTTTATTTGGAATGGAAGAGGCTTGTATTGAGAAATTAAAACAATATGAAATGAATCATTTTTGGATTCATTTGCCGTTAGATTTTATTGAATTTGGTACGTGTACATCATTATTTAATGAAATTGCGATAGATACAATTTTAGAATACTCTGCGTATGAGGAAGAGGAATTACCTGGAATAGGAGAATTTAAAGCACCGATTGCATTTTTAAACTTGGTTGAAAGGCTTGAAGAAAAAATGGAAGAGAAAGTGAAGAGCTGGAGAAACCATGATAAACCAGTAAAACGAATTGCGATTTTAACTGGTGCAGGGAACAATACAAATTTGATTGAACGTGCATTAGAAAAAGGGTGTGACACGTATATAACTGGAGAAAAAACATTATACACAGTGCAACATGCGAAATTTAAAGGCATTAACTTAATAGTAGGTAGCCACACATTTACAGAAGTTTTTGGTGTAGAAAGTTTAGCTCGTAAGTTAAAAGAAAGAGATAATTTAATAGAAATTACTAGATTAAATGAAGATCATTTGGAGTGA
- a CDS encoding aldo/keto reductase: MSKLLNEKIGFGTAPLGNMYRNIPEEEAIATVDAAWDNGVRYFDTAPLYGSGLAEIRLGEALSKRNRDDYFLSTKVGRTISDELEDPSARDLGEKGGLFEFGRKNKMINDYSADATLRSIEQSLKRLKTDRLDFVFIHDLAQDFYGDEWISQFEIARTGAFRALTRLREEGVIKGWGLGVNKVESIELMLDLEEAKPNISLLAGRYSLLDHERALQRVMPAAVKHNMDIVVGGPYSSGILAGGAHFEYQKASPEIIAKVEKIKALADRHEISIKAAALQFSLANPAVAAVVPGASKPERIVEDQNALNTIIPAAFWEEMREQKLVAPNAPLPINVK, translated from the coding sequence ATGAGTAAATTACTAAATGAAAAAATCGGTTTTGGTACAGCACCACTAGGAAATATGTACCGTAATATCCCAGAAGAAGAAGCAATCGCTACAGTAGATGCTGCTTGGGATAATGGCGTTCGTTACTTTGATACAGCTCCACTTTATGGATCTGGCTTAGCGGAGATTCGTCTTGGTGAAGCACTATCAAAAAGAAATCGTGATGATTACTTTTTAAGCACAAAAGTAGGTCGAACGATTTCAGATGAACTAGAAGATCCATCTGCACGTGATTTAGGTGAAAAAGGTGGACTGTTCGAATTTGGTCGTAAAAATAAAATGATCAATGATTATAGCGCAGATGCAACACTTCGTTCTATCGAGCAAAGTCTGAAACGTTTAAAAACAGATCGACTAGACTTTGTTTTCATTCATGATTTAGCACAAGATTTTTATGGTGATGAGTGGATTTCACAATTTGAAATTGCTCGAACAGGAGCATTCCGTGCGCTAACACGCTTACGTGAAGAAGGCGTCATTAAAGGCTGGGGACTTGGAGTAAACAAAGTAGAATCGATTGAACTTATGCTTGATTTAGAAGAAGCGAAGCCAAATATATCTTTACTAGCTGGTCGTTATTCATTACTAGACCACGAGCGTGCATTGCAACGAGTAATGCCTGCAGCTGTTAAGCATAATATGGATATTGTTGTTGGTGGCCCATATAGCTCAGGTATTCTTGCTGGAGGCGCTCACTTCGAATATCAAAAAGCATCGCCAGAAATTATTGCAAAAGTTGAGAAAATCAAAGCTCTTGCAGATCGTCACGAAATCAGCATCAAAGCTGCTGCATTACAATTTTCACTAGCGAATCCAGCAGTTGCTGCTGTTGTTCCTGGTGCAAGTAAACCAGAACGAATTGTAGAAGATCAAAACGCCTTAAACACAATAATTCCAGCAGCATTCTGGGAAGAAATGCGCGAACAAAAACTAGTAGCACCTAATGCACCACTACCAATCAACGTAAAATAA
- a CDS encoding winged helix-turn-helix transcriptional regulator, with protein MKTYNIPVEATLEVIGGKWKVVILCHLKKDKKRTCELKQLMSGITQKMLTQQLRELEEDGVIERKVYNQVPPKVEYSLTDYGHSLDVILDSLCNWGENHLEKNGNTSMLLTAAE; from the coding sequence ATGAAAACATACAATATTCCTGTGGAGGCGACTTTAGAGGTTATCGGTGGGAAGTGGAAAGTAGTAATCCTTTGTCATTTAAAGAAAGACAAAAAGAGAACGTGCGAATTAAAGCAATTAATGTCTGGTATTACACAAAAGATGTTAACGCAACAATTACGTGAATTAGAAGAAGATGGTGTAATCGAGAGAAAAGTGTATAATCAAGTGCCGCCAAAAGTAGAGTATTCTTTAACGGATTACGGTCATTCTTTAGATGTTATACTTGATTCTCTTTGTAATTGGGGAGAAAATCATCTTGAAAAGAATGGTAACACGTCTATGCTTTTAACAGCAGCTGAATAA
- a CDS encoding SGNH/GDSL hydrolase family protein, with protein MKTLVCFGDSITADDVFFDGTPRLTPRLQRIFLNWEVVNAGVPGDNTFDALNRIEEDVLSHKPDFVTVFLGTNDAVSFSQGSLQAYKENLEKIVKHISSGKVLLISPAPVDEERQHNRTNEVLGQYADVVEEVAKETGSYFLNLYAEMIQELNYKRFVENDEKDGLHFGPEGYEYVAKLIGEKLKGIL; from the coding sequence ATGAAAACGTTAGTATGCTTCGGTGATAGTATTACAGCTGATGATGTATTTTTTGATGGTACACCTAGATTAACACCAAGGTTACAAAGGATATTCTTAAATTGGGAAGTGGTGAATGCAGGTGTTCCAGGTGATAATACATTCGATGCGTTAAATAGGATTGAAGAAGATGTATTATCACATAAACCAGATTTCGTAACAGTTTTTCTTGGCACGAATGATGCAGTTTCTTTTTCACAAGGGTCATTACAAGCATACAAAGAAAATTTAGAGAAGATTGTGAAACATATTTCGTCAGGTAAAGTACTGCTTATTAGTCCTGCCCCAGTTGATGAAGAGAGGCAGCATAATAGAACAAATGAAGTGCTCGGTCAGTATGCAGACGTGGTAGAGGAAGTGGCGAAAGAAACAGGAAGCTATTTTCTAAATTTGTATGCTGAAATGATTCAAGAACTGAATTATAAAAGGTTTGTAGAAAATGATGAAAAAGATGGATTACACTTTGGACCAGAAGGCTATGAGTATGTAGCGAAGTTAATTGGTGAAAAGTTAAAAGGGATTTTATAA
- a CDS encoding SRPBCC family protein → MAHTTTSMEVFGSPEQVWQLIGGFNSLPDWLPYIPSSKLTEGGRVRHLANPDGDTIIERLEVFNEKERYYTYSIMNAPFPVTNYLSTIQVKEGTESNTSLVEWSGTFTPVEVSDEEAINLFHGIYSDGLKALQQAFLD, encoded by the coding sequence ATGGCACATACTACTACATCTATGGAAGTTTTCGGTTCACCTGAACAAGTATGGCAATTAATCGGCGGTTTCAACTCCCTTCCAGACTGGTTACCTTATATACCGAGCAGTAAATTAACGGAAGGCGGTCGTGTACGTCATCTAGCTAATCCAGATGGCGATACAATTATAGAACGATTAGAAGTATTCAATGAGAAAGAGCGCTACTACACGTATTCAATCATGAATGCACCGTTCCCAGTCACAAATTATTTATCTACAATCCAGGTTAAAGAAGGTACTGAAAGTAACACATCATTAGTAGAGTGGTCTGGTACATTCACTCCTGTTGAGGTTAGTGATGAAGAGGCAATAAATCTGTTTCATGGTATTTACAGTGATGGATTGAAAGCATTGCAGCAAGCGTTTCTAGACTGA
- a CDS encoding GNAT family N-acetyltransferase, whose translation MIYDLAIIQNLLGPSKKVLNGLPNAVTIEEIEEDVLYNVQTYKEKISRFEEVCFNWELKRASIVLNKRFSSYNSSAKVLLDAGFSLYAAKIEVCRELNNVEELERQYTYRSIAEGTLPEKEFKYIWEQCMSGSGNQTSILTIDDHFYSVQTELGKGWEKSCIVFYDKNEPIGMSIPHIEPGTESEGRLFYFGIMPYYRGKGISSQIHLQSLHMLKEMGATYYIGSTHTSNEKMQRIFWRNNCSVKTEIELYYKIFKES comes from the coding sequence GTGATATACGATCTTGCAATCATTCAGAATCTGCTTGGTCCTTCTAAAAAAGTATTAAATGGTTTACCAAATGCAGTAACAATTGAAGAGATAGAAGAAGACGTTTTGTATAACGTACAAACATATAAAGAAAAGATAAGTAGATTTGAAGAGGTTTGTTTTAATTGGGAGTTAAAAAGAGCGAGTATTGTATTAAACAAGAGGTTTAGTAGTTATAACTCAAGTGCAAAAGTGTTACTTGATGCCGGTTTTTCTTTGTATGCCGCAAAGATAGAAGTATGTAGAGAATTGAACAATGTAGAAGAGCTTGAAAGACAATATACATATCGATCAATAGCAGAAGGAACGTTACCGGAAAAAGAATTTAAATATATTTGGGAACAATGTATGTCGGGTTCAGGGAATCAAACTTCAATTTTAACTATCGATGATCATTTTTATTCAGTGCAAACAGAGTTAGGTAAAGGTTGGGAAAAGTCATGCATTGTTTTTTATGATAAAAATGAGCCGATTGGTATGTCCATACCGCATATAGAACCCGGAACAGAAAGTGAAGGACGGTTATTTTATTTTGGGATAATGCCTTATTATCGCGGGAAAGGAATTAGTTCACAAATTCATCTTCAATCTTTACATATGTTAAAGGAAATGGGCGCTACTTATTATATCGGAAGCACACATACTTCAAATGAAAAGATGCAGAGGATATTTTGGAGAAATAATTGTTCGGTGAAAACGGAGATAGAGCTTTATTATAAAATTTTTAAAGAAAGTTAG